The window GTTCAATGCCTTTCTCTGCATGGACTCAACCATAGAGTATTCATCCAAATTTGCAGGATTCTGGCAGGGTGTATTCGGTGGTGAGGGCATATTCCTTGAGCAGTTTACCGGTACGGGTTCTGTGATGCTTCACGGACATGGGCAGGTTATAGAATATGAATTGAAGGAAGGCGAGGGTATACAGGCTGAATTAAGCCATGTACTTGCATTTGAGACCTCCATATCATACAACGTTTCCAGGATTGGTGGAATCAAAACTATGATATTGGGAGGAATGGAGGGAGAAGGATTCTTCTTTGCTGATATGAGAGGCCCCGGAAAGGTCTGGCTGCATTCCATATCGCTACTGGAATTATCAGCTAAACTTATAAGGAGATAATTTTCTCTAATTCGTGGATCAATTAAATTTAGTTCTTAAAAAAATCTTTAAATAAAAATATAAGTTTCATTTATATGAAAATCTTTTCATCAAGGAAACGGTTTATTGCTGGAATAATTGTCCTTATAATGATATTCTCAGTTATATCTATTTCAATCGGCCCCCTGCCGCCAGTGGATAATCTTCTGAATCCGAATTCAGGTATTTATTCAGTTCCACCCCAGTACAGAACCGGAGCAAGATATATAAATATCACGCAGGATGGCAGAACATCTGAGGTCATAACATTCCAAGAATCTGATGGTTTTATCGGAATCTACAGCCCGCATAACTGGTCCCTTTATTATGAACAGGGATATCTGGAAGCTAAGTACAGGCTTGCACAGATGGTCTTTATCAAGAAGGAGGCACAGGGGAACCTTTCATCACTGGTCGGTAAAAGTGAACTGCAATCTGATATATTCTCCAGGGAAATTATGGACTGCCAGATAGCCAGTGAGGAGGTACATAATCTATCCAGATCTTCATTCACTTACATGGCAACCAGCAATTTTGTAGATGGTATAAATGCCTACATTAATAATCTATCATACAAAAATACCCCGCTGCTTTTCAAGCTGCTCAACTATAAACCAGGCGACTTTAACATAACAAATATATTCGCCATACAGCAGACCTTCCTCTGGGAAAACAGTGCTGGAGGTTTCGACCCACTATACTTCCAGTATGCACTGCAGCAGATGCCAGAAAATGTTATAAAGGCAATTTATCCTGCATACCCAGCTGGAATCCAGAATCCTATTGTTCCATATCAGTGCAATCCCTCTGTATATAATGAAACAGGAGATATAAAAAATCTAACACTTTACACACCATCTGTAAATATACCGCTGAATCTTACGCAGGTATCAGATTCATCACCTGTCTCCCTGGCATTTCCATCATCGGACAGTTTCAGCAATGACTGGGCTGTTAATGGCATTAAGACCGACAATGTTTCTGCCCTTCTGGCAAATGACCCGCATCTAACAACCAGTGTACCTTCCATATGGATAGGCTTCCAGCTTGTATCCCCCGGTCAGAATGTCATAGGAGTGGTATTTCCGGGATTCCCAGGAATTATACTCGGCCATAATAATCAATTGGCCTGGGGAGCAACAAATGGACAGATACAGGAAACTTATTTTTATGCTGAAGAAACCTCACCATCCCATCCAGGAAGCTATTATTCAAACGGTAAATGGGTAAAATTTAAGACAATCAACGAAACAATACCGGTGAAAGGGTCAAGTCCATACCATTTAAAGCTGAACATAGCCGATAATGGTGTTGTAATTGAAAACGATTCAGGCGTAAGGATTGCCATGGACTGGACCGGTTTAAATTCGAGCTATGAATTAACATTCTTCCTTCACATAGACAGGTCACATACTGTTAACCAGTTCAGGCAGAACCTTACAAAATATTTCAGGGTTGCAATACAGAACTGGGCGGTTGCCGATTCAAAGGGCAATATAGGAATATTTCCGTACGGAGAATACCCGGTAATCAGCAATGGAGATCCCAGAGGTGTACTGAACGGGACAGGGGAATCCAACTGGATTGGTTTTGTACCACTAAAGGATGAGCCATACCTCTATGACCCTGCCAGGGGATTCGTATTCTCTGATAATCAGATCACAGTATCACTAAACTATCCCTACTATATCGGATGGGATTATGAATCTGGATACCGTGCTGATGAGGCACACCTGCTTCTCAATACAACTTCCAGCATTAACACTGCAAAAATGGAGAATATCCAGCTGACCATCCATGACTATACAACCAACATATTCCTGAAACCACTGTTAAGTTCCATAGAAGCGGATTACGGTGGTTCTGCACTGTACAGGGAACTGCAGCAATGGAATGGGAACATGACAGTGAATTCTACAGCTGCAACTGTATTCTATTTCTGGGAGCAGAACCTGGTAAATGATACCTTCCTGCCATACATGCACGCCTATGGCATTACATCAAGGGATAGTTTATTCAATGTCTCATTCTTTATAGGGCCAGATTCAATGTATCATGGGCCACTAATAGAGGACCTTGTGAACTGGACAGTAAATGAGCCTAACACATCTTACTTTGAGAATCCCGTAAACGGCCAGTCAAGGGACTTTACATCCATATCCCTAGGGGCATACAATCAGACACTGGCACAGCTTACACATAGGTATGGAAGCAATACCAATAACTGGCACTGGGGGAATATCCATAAAAGGCATCTATCCAGCTTCTTTGGGGTGAACCCCCTGAATACAAAAACAGTGCCGGCTGCAGGTGATGGCAACACAATAAACGCAGCCTATGGCATAGTCTCGGACTTTGGCCCATCATGGAGGCTTGTTGTTAATTTATCACACCCGGAATCTTCCATGGGAATATACCCGGGAGGAATATCAGAAAATCCGCTGAGCAATTATTACTCAAATAACTTTATACCTTGGAACAACGGCGTATACTACAGGCTGATTCCTGAAAACATGCCTAAAGAATTCTACTACGGGTACGGTGGTTCAAATGAATAATGGCTATAAAATAATGTCAGGGCTGATAATAATTATAATTACTGGATTTCTCTTCAGCTATTACGGATACTGGTATCTACAGGTCATACCCGCTATTGCAATCGGATATTTCCTGTTAAGGAAACTATGGTACATACTTGCTGCAGGCGTACTCTCAATTGCCGGGCTTTTCATATCCTTTATACCATCATATGGCATAAAAATGAAGGGTGCTCTTTTGTCTGCAGAGATATCCGGGATACCCTACTATCTTCTCACAGTACTGACACTGGTAATTATGTTTGTTATCACAGTGGGAGGCCTTATTCTAGGCTCTTCATTTGTCCTTCCACAGAAGGCATATAGGGAGGAAAACAGATCAAAATAGGTAGTTTTAATAACAGTTTGAGCCAGGATAGTGAGATATGAGTAGAAATATTTAAATAAATAAAATAAAAAATTTTGTAATTTTCTCTATTATATGCCAGAAAAAGTAAACTTTTATTTACCTGTTATCTTTAATATTATCATGCTATGTTATAACTATGACAAAAACAATAGAATTGAAGGTGTTTGGAATGACCTGTGATGACTGTGTAAGGCATGTAACAAATGGATTGAAGGATGCCAGCGGAGTTCAGGACGTTTCCGTTTCTCTGAAAGATGGCATGGCTATAGTAAGGACGAATGATGAGACCAACCCCGAGGAACTCCCCAAACTTGATGTTTTCAAGGGGCAGTATAGAGCGCAGCTAAGGAGTGTTAAGGATGACTGATTATGATCTGGCAATAATAGGCTGGGGGGCTGCAGGTTTCGCAGCAGCCATAAAGGCCAGCGAGCTAACCTCCGGGCAGATGCATATAGCACTCATAGGCAAAGGGCCGTTGGGCGGTACATGCGTAAATGTTGGCTGCGTACCATCCAAATTAATGATAGAGGCCTCAAAAACATACTATGAGGCTAACCATAAAAAATATGATGGGATCAGTGGGGGTGCATCCCTGGATTTCGGCAAATTCATGGAATACCTAAATAAGTTTGTTGAACAGGAAAGAAAGGGAAAATATATAGATGTAATCGAGAATTTCAAAAACGTTGAACTCATAGAGGGAGAGGCAAAATTTACCAGCGAGGATACAGTGGACGTTAACGGAAAAAGCATAAAGGCAACAAACTTTCTCGTGGCAACAGGATCTAGGACCTTTGTTCCTGAAATATCCGGCCTGGAGGATTATTACACAAGCGATAATATATGGAATGCAAGGGAACTTCCAAAAAAGATAGCAATACTGGGTTCCGGAGAGGTGGCAATGGAATTTGCATATGCACTCTCTAATTTCGGTTCTGAGGTTCATGTATTCAACAGGCATAACAGGGTTCTCAAGGGCTTTGATGATGATATAACCGGGGAATTAATGAAGGCAATGAAGGAAAATGGCGTTTCATTTCATCTTGGAGTTAACTATCATGAGATAAAAACTGTAGACGGAAAGAAGGATATACTTACATGGACTGGAGCGTTTACTGGCTTTGATGCTATCTTAATATCCACAGGAAGAATGCCTAACATTGCATCGTTAAATCTACATGCAGCTGGAATATCAACAGAAAACGGAATTATCACAGATAAGCATCTCAGAACAACAAATAAAAGGGTATATGCCGCAGGAGACTGTGTCAGGCAGTCACTTCAGCTTGAAACGCTGGCTGGAAAAGAGGGAGTAATTGCTGTTGAGAATATCCTTGGCGGTGAAAAAACAATAAACCTCAATGAGGTGCCGTGGGTTGTATTTACAGAGCCAAATGTAGCATCTGTCGGCAAGACTGAAAAGGAATTGATCACGGCTAAAAAGACTTTTAGTGTAAGAATAATAAATATCAGCAATGTTGTCAAGGCAAATATACTCCATTCCAACAATGGGGTTGCAAAGATACTTGCAGGCCAAGATGGAAAGATTCTCGGCGTACAGGTAATAGCCCCGAATGCAGCAGAATTTATAACAGAGGCTGTCCAGCTTGTGAAACACGGGCTTACATATGAGGATCTGATCGACACAGTACATGTCTTCCCAACAGTGGCAGAATCCATAAAGATTGCCGGGCAGGCATTTATTCGAGATGTTTCCAAAATGAGCTGCTGTATGGATTAATCATGATTTAAATTTTTATTTTTATATTAAGCTCATTTAAATTATTATTCAGGTGGATTTTAATATTTAGTATTATAGCATCATTATATAGAAATGGTTTTTAATTTTTAGAAACCCAGCTAATGATTATTTTCATAAAATTTTATAGCCTTAATAAAGTCATTATAGGTTCTGCCAAGGTCATAGTTGCCCGCACTTCTTATTGCGTGTTCCATTATTGACCTTCTTAAATTACTTTCATTATACAATTTTTTAAATGCCGTAAAGATAGATTCAGGATCCTTTACAGGCACCAGCATACCATTCACTTCATTACTTATCACCTGCTGTGGACCACCAGAGGCAGTGGAGATACAGGCACAGCCTCCTGCCATAGCTTCCAGGAGAGGTTCCGGGATGCCCTCTGTTATAGATGGGAGAATAAAGTAAGTGGAATTACAGAAATATTCTATTAACATCTTATCAGGCATGATGTGCTTAAAATCGATGAAATTTGGGACTTTACCATCAAAATCTCCATACCCCACTATTTCAACCTGTGGAAACTGCTCATGTATCATATTCAATGCAGGAATGGCATATTCTATACCCTTTAGTGGATTTTTTCTCAATGGTATAAGCAATATATCCTCTTTTTTGCTGTTTACACTGCCTTTACACAGAAATTCTTTTATGTCTATGCCCTCAGTTATTACAGGATAATCCTTACCAATTTTTGAAGCCAGATCCCTGTTAGCCAGGATCAAATTGGACATCTTATATGCCTGCTGAAGCAGCGGTACATTTTCCATGTTGCTGTGCCTAATATCCTCAGTATAGTCGTGGTAAAGGATAAAGTATATAATTTCCCTTGAATATTTTTGTGCTGCCAGAAGTACAGCCCACCAGTAGCTGGTTACTATATGCTTGGGCTTCAATAAGGGCAAATCTGTCCCAGAGGCGTATAACTTTACCCTATCACTAAGATTTTTGCCCTTCGACTTTTTAAAAAAATATAGAGGTATTTTTGATACAAATCTAGTATATGTTATTCTGGAAACTAATAATTTTATCCTAAAATTTAAACTGTTTTTTTCTATATTATACTTAGCCGCTACAGAATTGTATGATATATAGAGTATACCAACCGTTTTATTGTCTTCAGCCAATCTGTTTGCAATTGAGTAGATCTGCTTATTTACTGCTCCCGGACTGTTCCTAATAGGTATACCCCATACCAGAAACAGATAGTCCAGATCACCATCTTCTACCATTATTGTGAATTCATAGGATATATTAAAATAGTGAGCTATCTCGTGCTAATGCAATGTGGTTTCCTGATTTATTGATTGATAATTGCATGATTACTTCTGCTGAAAATTATGGCAATCGAATATGTTTTAATACAGTTCTTGAATCACCGAACATGAAGTATTCCATCTGCGTAACAGTTTATAACTCAGAGGAGATAGTAAAGGATTTTTTGAGGCCTTTAATCGACACTGATTGTGAAATTGTTATCGTGGATGGCGAATCCTCAGATAAAACTGCGGTCATTCTCTCAGATTATGGTGATAGAATAAATCTTATAAAAAGAAAATGTTCACGGGGCCTGGGAAGAAAAATTGCAATTGATAATTCACATGGGGAATACATTATCATGACGGATTTCGATATTCAACTTCTTGACATAAAGAGAATAATGGAGGCTTATGAATCTTATAATAGTAATGATAAGATCCTGGCATTTCATCTCCTGGGCAATGAATGCACTCCAAACGTGTTTGTGGGTAGCAGGAGGATTTTTGACTATTACGATGCGTGGCAGGATGTAAATTGCATGGACGACATTTACTTTGAAAAAGTGTGCAACCATTTCAATGCCATTAAAAAGATAGATTTTGAATGCGAATATAAATGCCTTAAAATCAGAAATCTCACTGCAGGTAGTGAGAGTAGGTACGAAACTGATCTGGCACGAAAATTAATACGCAGAGTAAGGTGTACATCTGATGTCATATTCGTTTCTGGGTTCACCTATGGAAAACTATTAAAATTTTATAAATTAAAAAGATTTACAGGAAAAGTTTATGGGCTATTTTTATACATAGTAGCCCGCATCCTATCAAAATTTATCAAGACGCCTTCAGTAACAGATAAAATAAGGGAAGTAGAAACAAGAAGTAACGGAGAAAACATTAGATAAAGATTATATTAGAATTTTACTTTACCAGAATATAATGAATGTCAGAGACAAACTGAAATGTTCTATACATAATTTGATAGATGATAAGTTTAGCTTTTCAGTTTTCATAATATCAATAATATTTTCAACTTTATTTACATTATACTCAGTTCTACGGTTTAATTTAATGGATATGTCTGCGTGGGACCTTGGGGTATATACGCAGGTACTTCACTCCGGCATACATGGTCATTTATTTTATACTGCACTATTACCCGGGAGCTACCTTTCAGAGCACTTTTCACCAATTTTATTTCTGCTGGTGATCCCATATTATATATATCCACATGCGTATACACTTTTTATTATACAGGGATTTGCCATAGGTCTTTCTGCCTATGTTCTCTACAGGCTCTCCCTGGAAATATTAAATAAGTTAAAGAACAACAAAAATACCAAAATCCCGGATAACAGAATCATATCCTTTATACTGGCTCTTGCATTCCTTTTATCCCCACTCACAGAAAGTCCAGTTTTTTTTGATTTTCATTTAATGATTTTCCTCCCATTATTCTTTTTCCTTGCCTTATATTTCTTCATAAGGAAAAATATAATGCTCAATATACTGTTTACCGGGCTTATAGTTTCTTTGCATTCCGCATTTGTATTTATTGCTATTATGCTTGTAATATTCGAGCTGTTCATAGATAAAACATTATATTTAAATATGAGCAGGAGAAAAATTACATCTATAGGTTATCTTACGATCTCTATTGTTCTGCTTGGATCCTATTTTATACTTGCTGGCGTCATTAAAACCCATATTGCCGGGGTATCAGTTGCGGTGGTTCCCACAATTCACGTCAGTGGTTCAGCCTCACCATTATCACTTTTAGTGGATATTTTTACCAACCCATTATATGTTGCAAAACTTCTCACTGCTAATTATTATTTAAAGCTGATAATACTATTTTACGGACTGGCAGGTTCTGCCTTCCTCTTCCTGAGGTACCCTAAATCCATCTTTCTGTTTGTTCCGTATATCCTTTATGCCATGTTCTCTGTTTACCAGCCATACTATACAATCGGTTACCAGTACACAATGATGTTTATCCCCATGGCTGCAGTAAGTGCGATAATTGGAATATATATAATGATGAAAAAATCTGATACGCATCCATCCTATAGAAAACAGGTGACTGTTGCACTGGTTGTTATAATGATTATATCTATAACAGGGTTTTCCATTGCAACCCCGCTGGTTTCAGGGACTCCATTCTCACCCAGTTTGTATGATATGTCAAATGCCATGGAAAATAAATCATATATGCATAGAATTGATTTTGAGCATGAAGTTGCCAAGTCCATAAATAAAAATGCAAGAATAGTCACAGAAAATGCAATTTTCCCGTTGTTTGGAAATGATCCTAATGCAACAGCCTTTCCATACACCTCAGATATTGTGGTAAACGGGTCTTACTACCAGTATCTGGTTAATGAACCATCCAGCCTATGGGCAAGAGATACCGCCAATATAGATAGTTTACAGATATCACTCAATCAGCTGCAATCGAACTATGAGAATTCTGGCCAGTATGGAATATATGCCCAGGGATACGGAATTATTGTCCTGGAGAAGGGTTACACAGGCAAACCGGTCTTTACCGGGCCCGCCTGAGCATTTTATTATTTTCCATTATTTGATTTATGATATTCTCTATTCCGTTACTGAATGAATGGTTTAATGAATAATTATATGATTTTTCAGCCAGTGCGTTAAAGGTCTGGTTATAATTTCTACAGGCTTCAATGCATTTATCTTTCAGCTCCTGAACATTGCTTTTTTCCACCTGGATAAAATAATCCTTAACATCTGAATAGGTTTCAAGATTATATGCTATTACCACGACCCCATAGGACCATGCCTCATAGAAGGTAATTGGAATTCCATCTTCCACTGAAGGAAGAATGTATATTTTAGATCTGGAATAGAGTTTATACTTATCCGCGTCATTTACGTTAGGGTATATCTCTACATTTTTCATATTATTATTTTTTATAAAATTCTCTATGTAATCCATTACAGCGGGAGATGAGTACCCGGCTATACCAATTTTTACTTTGTTATATTTTCTCTGGATTTGATTTGCAGCATCTAGAAAATCATATATGCCCTTGTTTTTGGTCATGGATGTGAGATAGAGTAAATCTATGTCTCTTTTATAATTTTTTAACTCTCCCAGGGGAATTATGCTTTCTTCTTTTATTCCCGGGCTCTCAACTATTACCCTTTGTTTAGGATTTAAACCCAATATGTAGTTTCTCATGTACGAATTTTCGGTGTAAATACCTGAATAAACAATAGCCATGAACCATAGCCCAATCTTGTAATCTATGTAATGAACAAGGGAATTTATAAACCCTTTACCATATACAGGGGCTGAGGGTATGTGGTATGCCGGACCGTAAATTGTCAGAACCCTGTAAAAGATTTTTAATAATAAGGCAAGAAATACCTCAGTAAAATATTCATTTTCTAAAATAAGTGTTGATACATTTTTATTGCTTTTATTATTCCTTAAAAAGGAAACTAATTTCTTTACGGTCCTGATATATGATTTTTCATAAATTATGTATTTTTCCCTTTCCGGCCACTGGCTATATATGGACATGAATATAGCAGGACCTCCTCGCATCTCTGTCCTCCCATGCCCCAGAAACAGGGTTAAAGTCATTGGTGTTTATTTTTCATTGGTATAAATAGTTCATTATCCGGATTATGGAATATGTTCTTTATATTCCCAACTGATTATTAGAGTTAAAAACGAATCAAAGGTCGGCTTCCAATCCAGCTTACCCCGGCTATCTATCATTAAAGATTTGTACCCCTGCAGAGACTGTGAATATTTATATATCTACCTAAAATCATCATCTATTGAAACTGGCAATATTTGCAAACGGCATAATATCCACCAAAATTGGTGGGGCACAGAAACATATGAGGGAAGTAATTCAATTCCTGCCAGAATTTTATGAAGTTTACTTCTTTCCTGAACCACAAATGTTTGGCAACAGCGATATTATTGATTTCCAGTTCATTGAGTTTCTTAGGAGAAAAGAAGTGAAAATTAGTAAATACTTTCTGGATAATTATGACTCAAAACCTGTTATAGAGGATATAATCAAAAATTATAGTAATGAGATGAGGGGATGTAATATTATATACGACATGGATTTTCAGTACTTTCTTGATAATATTAAATTCGGCGGAGAGATCTCGTTGAGATTGAGCAATTTGAACAATATTAAGCTCGCCGTATGCATCCAGGACATAGGTGATATAAACTCTTATTTTATTAGGACCTTTCTAAATATTATAAAATTTTCACGTATGTCCAGTAGAATAATATGGTTTATTGCAGCTGCTGGATTTTACAATTTAATTAACAGAAAAATTACAGTAAGAAGATTGATATCGTCAAAACACCTTTCATTAATTACAATGATAAATACAGAGTATGAAAAGAACGTAACAATTAATTTCAAAAATATTTATTTATTGAGTCCATCCAACGCCATTGATGACAAAATCATAAATTATAAAGGAAATGAAAAGGGCAATCAGATTATATTCTATGCGAGGCTTATTTATCAGAAAGGGTTGTTTGATGTACTTTACATTCATAAAAAGATAACTGAATCCTACAATATTAAACTTAAGATATCCGGAAAATTTCAGCGGGATTTTGAAAAAATGGAATTTTACAGGATCATTAAAAAACTGAATCTTGAAGATAAGGTGGAATATCTGGGAGTTTTAGGAGATGATGACCTATATAATGAACTTGCCAGATCAAAATTAATGCTTTATCCCAGCCACAGTGATTCTTTTTCTATTTCTATCCTCCAGGCTTTATTTTTACATGTACCGGTTGTTGCCTATGATATTCCGGGGTTATCACTTTATAAGGACTTTAAGGCAGTTGCCCTTGTAAGGGAATTTGACATAAATTCCATGGCTATTATGGCAGAGAAATTTTTACGTACTGATAATGAGTTGTTTAACGATCCTAATTTGACAGACTTTATATCAGAGCATACATCATGGAAATATGTAGCGGATTCCCATATTTCAGCAATTGATAGTATTATGGGAGCAAGATACGATTCAAACATGAATAAGATTTAATATTGCTATAAT of the Ferroplasma sp. genome contains:
- a CDS encoding TIGR00266 family protein; translation: MVKYEVRGGDVQYLQATLEPNESALVEPGHLIYKTPDVRLDTRAGGLRGALSHMLAGSAVFLLKLDGPGNFGSAGFLPGKVFEVKLNNSSIFAEFNAFLCMDSTIEYSSKFAGFWQGVFGGEGIFLEQFTGTGSVMLHGHGQVIEYELKEGEGIQAELSHVLAFETSISYNVSRIGGIKTMILGGMEGEGFFFADMRGPGKVWLHSISLLELSAKLIRR
- a CDS encoding penicillin acylase family protein, yielding MKIFSSRKRFIAGIIVLIMIFSVISISIGPLPPVDNLLNPNSGIYSVPPQYRTGARYINITQDGRTSEVITFQESDGFIGIYSPHNWSLYYEQGYLEAKYRLAQMVFIKKEAQGNLSSLVGKSELQSDIFSREIMDCQIASEEVHNLSRSSFTYMATSNFVDGINAYINNLSYKNTPLLFKLLNYKPGDFNITNIFAIQQTFLWENSAGGFDPLYFQYALQQMPENVIKAIYPAYPAGIQNPIVPYQCNPSVYNETGDIKNLTLYTPSVNIPLNLTQVSDSSPVSLAFPSSDSFSNDWAVNGIKTDNVSALLANDPHLTTSVPSIWIGFQLVSPGQNVIGVVFPGFPGIILGHNNQLAWGATNGQIQETYFYAEETSPSHPGSYYSNGKWVKFKTINETIPVKGSSPYHLKLNIADNGVVIENDSGVRIAMDWTGLNSSYELTFFLHIDRSHTVNQFRQNLTKYFRVAIQNWAVADSKGNIGIFPYGEYPVISNGDPRGVLNGTGESNWIGFVPLKDEPYLYDPARGFVFSDNQITVSLNYPYYIGWDYESGYRADEAHLLLNTTSSINTAKMENIQLTIHDYTTNIFLKPLLSSIEADYGGSALYRELQQWNGNMTVNSTAATVFYFWEQNLVNDTFLPYMHAYGITSRDSLFNVSFFIGPDSMYHGPLIEDLVNWTVNEPNTSYFENPVNGQSRDFTSISLGAYNQTLAQLTHRYGSNTNNWHWGNIHKRHLSSFFGVNPLNTKTVPAAGDGNTINAAYGIVSDFGPSWRLVVNLSHPESSMGIYPGGISENPLSNYYSNNFIPWNNGVYYRLIPENMPKEFYYGYGGSNE
- a CDS encoding heavy metal-associated domain-containing protein, which encodes MTKTIELKVFGMTCDDCVRHVTNGLKDASGVQDVSVSLKDGMAIVRTNDETNPEELPKLDVFKGQYRAQLRSVKDD
- the merA gene encoding mercury(II) reductase produces the protein MTDYDLAIIGWGAAGFAAAIKASELTSGQMHIALIGKGPLGGTCVNVGCVPSKLMIEASKTYYEANHKKYDGISGGASLDFGKFMEYLNKFVEQERKGKYIDVIENFKNVELIEGEAKFTSEDTVDVNGKSIKATNFLVATGSRTFVPEISGLEDYYTSDNIWNARELPKKIAILGSGEVAMEFAYALSNFGSEVHVFNRHNRVLKGFDDDITGELMKAMKENGVSFHLGVNYHEIKTVDGKKDILTWTGAFTGFDAILISTGRMPNIASLNLHAAGISTENGIITDKHLRTTNKRVYAAGDCVRQSLQLETLAGKEGVIAVENILGGEKTINLNEVPWVVFTEPNVASVGKTEKELITAKKTFSVRIINISNVVKANILHSNNGVAKILAGQDGKILGVQVIAPNAAEFITEAVQLVKHGLTYEDLIDTVHVFPTVAESIKIAGQAFIRDVSKMSCCMD
- a CDS encoding glycosyltransferase; translation: MVEDGDLDYLFLVWGIPIRNSPGAVNKQIYSIANRLAEDNKTVGILYISYNSVAAKYNIEKNSLNFRIKLLVSRITYTRFVSKIPLYFFKKSKGKNLSDRVKLYASGTDLPLLKPKHIVTSYWWAVLLAAQKYSREIIYFILYHDYTEDIRHSNMENVPLLQQAYKMSNLILANRDLASKIGKDYPVITEGIDIKEFLCKGSVNSKKEDILLIPLRKNPLKGIEYAIPALNMIHEQFPQVEIVGYGDFDGKVPNFIDFKHIMPDKMLIEYFCNSTYFILPSITEGIPEPLLEAMAGGCACISTASGGPQQVISNEVNGMLVPVKDPESIFTAFKKLYNESNLRRSIMEHAIRSAGNYDLGRTYNDFIKAIKFYENNH
- a CDS encoding glycosyltransferase family 2 protein, with amino-acid sequence MKYSICVTVYNSEEIVKDFLRPLIDTDCEIVIVDGESSDKTAVILSDYGDRINLIKRKCSRGLGRKIAIDNSHGEYIIMTDFDIQLLDIKRIMEAYESYNSNDKILAFHLLGNECTPNVFVGSRRIFDYYDAWQDVNCMDDIYFEKVCNHFNAIKKIDFECEYKCLKIRNLTAGSESRYETDLARKLIRRVRCTSDVIFVSGFTYGKLLKFYKLKRFTGKVYGLFLYIVARILSKFIKTPSVTDKIREVETRSNGENIR
- a CDS encoding DUF2079 domain-containing protein; translation: MDMSAWDLGVYTQVLHSGIHGHLFYTALLPGSYLSEHFSPILFLLVIPYYIYPHAYTLFIIQGFAIGLSAYVLYRLSLEILNKLKNNKNTKIPDNRIISFILALAFLLSPLTESPVFFDFHLMIFLPLFFFLALYFFIRKNIMLNILFTGLIVSLHSAFVFIAIMLVIFELFIDKTLYLNMSRRKITSIGYLTISIVLLGSYFILAGVIKTHIAGVSVAVVPTIHVSGSASPLSLLVDIFTNPLYVAKLLTANYYLKLIILFYGLAGSAFLFLRYPKSIFLFVPYILYAMFSVYQPYYTIGYQYTMMFIPMAAVSAIIGIYIMMKKSDTHPSYRKQVTVALVVIMIISITGFSIATPLVSGTPFSPSLYDMSNAMENKSYMHRIDFEHEVAKSINKNARIVTENAIFPLFGNDPNATAFPYTSDIVVNGSYYQYLVNEPSSLWARDTANIDSLQISLNQLQSNYENSGQYGIYAQGYGIIVLEKGYTGKPVFTGPA
- a CDS encoding glycosyltransferase, whose product is MTLTLFLGHGRTEMRGGPAIFMSIYSQWPEREKYIIYEKSYIRTVKKLVSFLRNNKSNKNVSTLILENEYFTEVFLALLLKIFYRVLTIYGPAYHIPSAPVYGKGFINSLVHYIDYKIGLWFMAIVYSGIYTENSYMRNYILGLNPKQRVIVESPGIKEESIIPLGELKNYKRDIDLLYLTSMTKNKGIYDFLDAANQIQRKYNKVKIGIAGYSSPAVMDYIENFIKNNNMKNVEIYPNVNDADKYKLYSRSKIYILPSVEDGIPITFYEAWSYGVVVIAYNLETYSDVKDYFIQVEKSNVQELKDKCIEACRNYNQTFNALAEKSYNYSLNHSFSNGIENIINQIMENNKMLRRAR
- a CDS encoding glycosyltransferase translates to MKLAIFANGIISTKIGGAQKHMREVIQFLPEFYEVYFFPEPQMFGNSDIIDFQFIEFLRRKEVKISKYFLDNYDSKPVIEDIIKNYSNEMRGCNIIYDMDFQYFLDNIKFGGEISLRLSNLNNIKLAVCIQDIGDINSYFIRTFLNIIKFSRMSSRIIWFIAAAGFYNLINRKITVRRLISSKHLSLITMINTEYEKNVTINFKNIYLLSPSNAIDDKIINYKGNEKGNQIIFYARLIYQKGLFDVLYIHKKITESYNIKLKISGKFQRDFEKMEFYRIIKKLNLEDKVEYLGVLGDDDLYNELARSKLMLYPSHSDSFSISILQALFLHVPVVAYDIPGLSLYKDFKAVALVREFDINSMAIMAEKFLRTDNELFNDPNLTDFISEHTSWKYVADSHISAIDSIMGARYDSNMNKI